From Myxococcales bacterium, a single genomic window includes:
- a CDS encoding hydroxymethylglutaryl-CoA reductase, degradative, with protein MTRPLDSEPADDAQGSRIAGFYKLGLRERVEEIAARVGMAPEEIADAVRAGGLDVATADKVVENVLGTYAIPFGLALNFRINGRDRLVPMVVEEPSVIAAASNAAKMVRAAGGFSAEMVESLMTGQVQVYGVRNPARAILELEAAIPELLSIGTRAVPNLVERGGGPVSIDVRDLGQESLVVHVHVDCCDAMGANLVNSIAEAVGPRVAELSGGKLGLRILTNLCDRRRVRATCRVHAKDLALPESTGSEPPRALPSGTQIVDLIAEASRFAELDPYRAATHNKGIMNGIDAVVLATGNDFRAVEAGAHSFAAESGRYRPLATWRRDGHDLCGTLELPLALGIVGGTLRVHPVARLSLKMLGVTTAAELQEVAACAGLASNLAALRALATEGIQRGHMSLHARAVATAAGAVGAEVEWVAAAIAELGNITLEEAGLQLQKKRNETDG; from the coding sequence ATGACACGGCCCCTCGACTCTGAACCAGCTGACGACGCGCAAGGTTCGCGCATCGCCGGCTTCTACAAACTCGGCCTGCGCGAGCGCGTGGAGGAAATCGCCGCGCGCGTCGGCATGGCTCCGGAAGAAATCGCGGACGCGGTCCGGGCCGGTGGTCTCGACGTCGCCACCGCCGACAAGGTCGTCGAGAACGTGCTCGGCACGTATGCCATCCCGTTTGGGCTCGCGCTGAACTTCCGCATCAACGGCCGGGACCGGCTGGTGCCGATGGTCGTCGAGGAGCCCAGCGTGATCGCCGCCGCGTCCAATGCCGCCAAGATGGTGCGCGCCGCCGGCGGATTCTCGGCCGAGATGGTCGAGTCCCTGATGACGGGTCAGGTACAGGTCTACGGCGTTCGAAACCCCGCCCGCGCCATCCTGGAGCTCGAGGCCGCGATCCCCGAGCTTCTCTCGATCGGCACGCGCGCGGTACCCAACCTCGTAGAACGTGGTGGTGGGCCGGTGTCCATCGACGTGCGCGATCTGGGTCAGGAGAGCCTCGTGGTCCACGTGCACGTGGACTGCTGCGACGCGATGGGAGCCAACCTGGTCAACTCGATCGCCGAGGCCGTCGGCCCTCGCGTGGCCGAGCTCTCGGGGGGCAAGCTCGGACTCAGGATCCTCACCAACCTGTGCGATCGACGCCGGGTGCGCGCCACCTGCCGCGTGCACGCCAAGGACCTCGCGCTGCCCGAGAGCACCGGCTCCGAGCCGCCCCGCGCGCTGCCGTCGGGCACCCAGATCGTGGACTTGATCGCCGAGGCGTCACGCTTTGCCGAGCTCGACCCGTACCGCGCTGCGACCCACAACAAAGGCATCATGAACGGCATCGACGCTGTCGTTCTGGCCACAGGCAACGATTTCCGCGCTGTCGAAGCCGGCGCGCACTCGTTCGCCGCCGAGTCGGGTCGTTACCGTCCGCTGGCGACCTGGCGCCGTGACGGACACGATCTCTGCGGCACCCTGGAGTTACCGCTGGCCCTCGGCATCGTCGGCGGCACCCTGCGTGTTCATCCCGTCGCCCGACTGTCGCTCAAGATGCTCGGGGTCACCACCGCCGCGGAGCTGCAAGAGGTCGCCGCGTGCGCCGGGCTCGCTTCGAACCTGGCGGCGCTGCGCGCGCTGGCGACCGAGGGCATCCAGCGCGGCCACATGTCGCTGCATGCGCGGGCAGTGGCAACCGCGGCCGGCGCGGTCGGCGCCGAGGTCGAGTGGGTGGCAGCGGCCATCGCCGAGCTCGGTAACATCACCCTCGAAGAGGCAGGACTGCAGCTTCAGAAGAAGAGGAACGAGACGGATGGCTGA
- the mvaD gene encoding diphosphomevalonate decarboxylase — MKRVRAVAYSNIALAKYWGKADVAENLPATPSLSLTLGGLRTLTEVTFDTALEHDEAWLGTEPLSGRPLARVVALLDRVRAKAGLSTRANVISRNDFPTAAGLASSASGFAALALSASSAAGLELSLEELSALARASSASAARSLFGGYASLAAGARSAERVASAEHFPLSMVVTLTARGPKSVGSTEGMQHTASTSPYYPAWVAHAPALFEEVRRGVLERDIERLGTAMEQSALMMHASMFAARPAVIYLLPTTLAVMTAVKTLREGGVPAYYTMDAGPHVKVLTLPEHSSQVSDVVSAVPGVERTLISSAGPDAHTTDEDPRGEV, encoded by the coding sequence ATGAAACGCGTGCGCGCCGTCGCCTACTCGAACATCGCGCTGGCAAAGTACTGGGGGAAGGCCGACGTGGCCGAGAACCTGCCCGCGACACCCAGTCTCTCGCTCACCCTCGGCGGGCTCCGGACCCTCACCGAGGTCACGTTCGATACCGCACTCGAGCACGACGAGGCCTGGCTTGGGACTGAACCGCTGTCCGGTCGTCCTCTCGCGCGTGTGGTCGCGTTGCTCGACCGAGTGCGAGCCAAGGCCGGGCTCAGCACCCGCGCGAACGTCATCTCGCGCAACGACTTCCCGACCGCAGCCGGCCTGGCATCGAGCGCGTCCGGGTTCGCCGCCCTCGCGCTCTCGGCGTCGAGCGCGGCCGGGCTCGAGCTGTCGCTCGAAGAGCTGAGTGCGCTGGCGCGCGCTTCGAGCGCCTCCGCAGCGCGCTCCCTGTTCGGCGGCTACGCCAGCCTGGCTGCCGGCGCGCGCTCCGCCGAACGCGTGGCGAGCGCCGAGCACTTTCCGCTCAGCATGGTGGTCACCCTCACGGCACGCGGGCCGAAATCCGTCGGCTCGACCGAGGGCATGCAGCACACCGCAAGCACCAGCCCCTACTACCCAGCGTGGGTCGCGCACGCGCCAGCGCTGTTCGAGGAGGTCCGACGGGGTGTGCTCGAGCGCGACATCGAACGCTTGGGCACAGCCATGGAACAGAGTGCACTGATGATGCACGCCTCCATGTTCGCGGCCCGCCCCGCGGTGATCTACCTCCTGCCCACGACGCTGGCGGTGATGACCGCGGTCAAGACACTGCGCGAAGGCGGAGTGCCTGCGTACTACACGATGGATGCCGGACCGCACGTGAAGGTGCTCACGCTGCCCGAGCACAGCTCCCAGGTCAGCGACGTCGTGAGCGCCGTGCCCGGCGTGGAGCGCACCCTGATCAGCAGCGCGGGCCCCGACGCCCACACGACGGACGAAGACCCCCGAGGCGAGGTGTGA
- the hisC gene encoding histidinol-phosphate transaminase has translation MAELRNDLLELLRPELAELSAYAPLAGDFTVRLDANEAPPFLSDAARARLAEVAGSTEWQRYPDARSLALRHAIAARTGVTPDEVMAGVGSDEVISVLLTAFARPRGESPVPTVLTTTPSFVMYRQSAKVRGMNLMEVPLDASWDLAESSLLRAIEITPPNVVFIATPNNPTGNAMSRERLERGIEAAAGALVIVDEAYVDYAAGGHLDAFRKYPNVALLRTLSKVGFAALRVGWLIARPEIIRELDKVRLPYNLPTVSQAVATAVLSELGGELEALVKSVRQERERMTRAISEIAGVTVTPSQANFLWVRTERPAGEVFDALLEKKILVRSFHARGGRLAHQLRVTVGTPDENTLFLQALREVV, from the coding sequence ATGGCTGAGCTCCGCAATGATCTGCTCGAACTGCTCCGACCCGAGCTCGCAGAGCTCTCGGCCTACGCACCGCTCGCGGGCGACTTCACAGTTCGCCTCGACGCCAACGAGGCGCCGCCCTTCCTGTCCGACGCGGCCCGGGCGCGCCTGGCCGAGGTCGCAGGCAGCACCGAGTGGCAGCGCTACCCGGACGCGCGCTCGCTCGCGCTCCGCCACGCCATCGCGGCCCGCACCGGCGTGACCCCGGACGAGGTGATGGCGGGCGTCGGCAGTGACGAGGTGATCTCGGTCTTGCTCACTGCCTTTGCGCGGCCGCGCGGCGAAAGTCCGGTCCCCACCGTGCTCACGACCACTCCGAGCTTCGTGATGTACCGGCAGAGCGCCAAGGTCCGGGGCATGAACTTGATGGAGGTCCCGCTCGACGCGAGCTGGGACCTCGCGGAGTCTTCCTTGCTCCGCGCCATCGAAATCACGCCGCCGAACGTCGTCTTCATCGCGACTCCCAACAACCCGACCGGCAACGCCATGAGCCGGGAGCGCCTGGAGCGTGGGATCGAGGCCGCCGCCGGCGCGCTGGTGATCGTCGACGAGGCGTACGTCGACTACGCAGCGGGCGGCCACCTGGACGCATTCCGCAAGTACCCGAACGTGGCGCTGCTCCGCACCCTCTCGAAGGTCGGGTTTGCAGCGCTGCGCGTGGGCTGGCTGATCGCGCGCCCCGAGATCATCCGGGAGCTGGACAAGGTTCGCTTGCCCTACAACCTGCCGACGGTGTCCCAAGCGGTGGCCACGGCGGTGCTCTCGGAGCTCGGCGGGGAGCTCGAAGCTCTGGTGAAGAGCGTGCGACAGGAGCGAGAGCGCATGACGCGAGCAATCTCGGAGATCGCCGGAGTCACGGTCACACCGAGCCAGGCGAACTTCCTCTGGGTGCGCACCGAACGCCCGGCAGGCGAGGTGTTCGACGCGCTGCTCGAGAAAAAGATCCTGGTGCGGAGCTTCCATGCGCGGGGCGGCAGGCTCGCTCACCAGCTGCGTGTGACCGTGGGCACGCCGGACGAGAACACGCTCTTCCTTCAGGCGCTGCGCGAGGTGGTGTGA
- a CDS encoding carboxypeptidase regulatory-like domain-containing protein has protein sequence MPAPRLRLATLVAALATWVGGCERSPGAGGPTPSATQSAAPVPSASAPVMNATPFSEDSVRAQVNPKGEQPYSGPTGTLRGSIVMKGDPPPALLEVTEKISDKCKGARVVYGRLFREGMLRSLADVLVTVTEYQGFVPAKGQAVTLNTEGCAFPSRTVGVTFGQRLDVLSKDGEPYVPKLMGGQMKADMIAVPGGSAVKLYPHVPGRYTLIDQMHLFMTADVFVLKYATFDVTGLDGKYEITGVPVGEVSVNALLPATMSVAQKKVKVEAGKTTVVDLELQFDKKTMEDKPKPPKLKIH, from the coding sequence ATGCCCGCCCCACGCCTTCGCCTCGCCACCTTGGTTGCCGCCCTTGCCACCTGGGTCGGCGGTTGTGAGCGCTCCCCGGGCGCCGGTGGGCCAACCCCGAGCGCCACACAGAGCGCCGCCCCGGTGCCCTCCGCATCTGCCCCCGTCATGAATGCCACGCCGTTCTCCGAGGATTCGGTGCGCGCGCAGGTGAATCCGAAGGGGGAGCAGCCTTACTCCGGGCCCACGGGAACGCTGCGCGGGTCCATCGTGATGAAGGGAGATCCGCCGCCGGCGCTGCTCGAGGTGACGGAGAAGATCTCCGACAAGTGCAAGGGAGCCCGCGTCGTCTACGGGCGGTTGTTTCGAGAGGGCATGCTGCGGAGTCTGGCCGATGTGCTCGTGACGGTCACCGAGTACCAGGGCTTCGTGCCCGCCAAGGGGCAGGCTGTGACCTTGAACACCGAAGGCTGTGCTTTTCCCAGTCGCACCGTGGGCGTGACGTTTGGGCAGCGCCTCGATGTGCTCAGCAAGGACGGCGAGCCGTACGTGCCGAAGCTGATGGGGGGGCAGATGAAAGCCGACATGATCGCAGTGCCGGGTGGCTCGGCGGTGAAGCTCTATCCGCACGTGCCCGGTCGATACACGCTGATCGATCAGATGCACCTGTTCATGACCGCGGACGTGTTCGTGCTCAAGTACGCAACCTTCGACGTGACGGGACTCGACGGGAAGTACGAGATCACCGGCGTGCCGGTGGGTGAGGTCAGCGTCAACGCGCTCTTGCCCGCGACCATGTCGGTGGCTCAGAAGAAGGTGAAGGTCGAGGCCGGGAAAACGACGGTCGTCGATCTCGAGCTCCAGTTCGACAAGAAGACGATGGAAGACAAACCCAAGCCCCCGAAGCTGAAGATTCACTGA
- a CDS encoding NADH-quinone oxidoreductase subunit N, whose translation MLVVGLGTLLLMLAEAFGKAPADSDNPADAGSGRSGELALVAAVVLMAGAAFSIGVWMVGPENLPGLEATRPYLVMDRFTVFFCFVLSIGGAFAALLAGGYLPEHGIDRSEFFPLLLLSTVGAMTLAAAGDLLTLFVALETMSLGVYCMVGLRRSARAAEAAVKYFLLGSFAAALMLFGAALLYGATGHTDLVGIGEAIKTIGQPGSVVPVAPVLLAVVLTLTGLAFKVSAVPFHMWTPDAYEGAPTPATSFMAVAVKAAAFAVLLRVVVVAFGDARLMSWGTGWPPVLATLAVLSMTVANLVAGRQSSVKRMLAYSSIAHAGYALVGVVSTMRSADGQASVLFYLLTYTVSTAGAFGALILCGSRGAEATSYEDLAGLAKRHPSAALAFSLFLMSLAGMPPTAGFFGKIYVFRAAMDAELYVLAVIGLLNSLVGAYYYLRVMVFMYMREPAPGAELAVPMRSAFVSSALVIAAVLVFALGIAPGWSLDMASAAKIVVSAR comes from the coding sequence ATGCTCGTCGTCGGGCTCGGCACGTTGCTCTTGATGCTGGCGGAGGCCTTCGGCAAGGCACCCGCGGACAGCGACAACCCAGCGGACGCCGGCTCCGGCCGCTCCGGTGAGCTGGCGCTCGTCGCCGCGGTCGTGCTGATGGCCGGCGCCGCGTTCAGCATCGGCGTCTGGATGGTCGGTCCGGAGAACCTCCCGGGGCTCGAGGCAACGCGCCCGTACCTGGTGATGGACCGTTTCACCGTCTTCTTCTGCTTCGTGCTCTCCATCGGCGGGGCCTTCGCTGCGCTCCTGGCCGGCGGTTATTTGCCGGAGCACGGCATCGATCGCTCCGAGTTCTTCCCGCTCCTGCTGCTCAGCACCGTGGGAGCGATGACCCTGGCCGCGGCCGGCGATCTGCTCACGCTGTTCGTCGCGCTCGAGACCATGTCCCTCGGTGTGTACTGCATGGTCGGCCTCCGGCGCAGCGCGCGAGCGGCCGAGGCCGCCGTCAAATATTTCTTGCTCGGTAGCTTTGCCGCGGCGCTGATGCTCTTCGGGGCAGCGCTCTTGTACGGCGCAACGGGGCACACCGATCTGGTGGGCATCGGCGAGGCCATCAAGACCATCGGGCAGCCCGGGAGTGTGGTGCCGGTTGCGCCGGTGCTGCTCGCAGTGGTGCTGACGCTGACCGGTCTTGCGTTCAAGGTGAGCGCAGTGCCGTTCCACATGTGGACGCCGGACGCCTACGAGGGGGCGCCCACTCCCGCGACGAGCTTCATGGCTGTGGCCGTGAAGGCCGCGGCCTTCGCCGTGCTCCTGCGTGTGGTGGTCGTTGCCTTTGGTGACGCCCGCCTGATGAGCTGGGGCACCGGCTGGCCTCCGGTCCTGGCGACCTTGGCCGTCTTGTCGATGACCGTCGCCAACCTGGTCGCCGGGCGTCAGAGCTCGGTCAAGCGCATGCTGGCGTACTCGTCGATCGCGCACGCGGGCTACGCGCTCGTCGGCGTCGTCTCGACGATGCGTTCGGCAGACGGTCAGGCGAGTGTGCTCTTCTACTTGCTCACCTACACGGTCTCGACCGCTGGGGCCTTCGGCGCCTTGATCTTGTGCGGCAGCCGCGGCGCCGAAGCGACCAGCTACGAAGATCTGGCGGGGCTCGCCAAGCGCCACCCGTCCGCTGCGCTCGCCTTCAGCTTGTTCCTGATGTCCCTGGCGGGCATGCCGCCGACCGCTGGATTCTTCGGCAAGATCTACGTTTTCCGCGCGGCCATGGACGCCGAGCTGTACGTGCTCGCCGTCATTGGCCTGCTGAACAGCCTGGTTGGCGCCTACTACTACCTGCGGGTGATGGTGTTCATGTACATGCGTGAACCGGCGCCCGGAGCCGAGCTTGCCGTGCCGATGCGGTCGGCGTTCGTCTCGAGCGCGCTGGTCATCGCGGCGGTGCTCGTCTTCGCGCTGGGCATCGCCCCGGGTTGGTCGCTCGACATGGCGAGCGCAGCGAAGATCGTGGTCTCGGCTCGCTGA
- a CDS encoding tetratricopeptide repeat protein: protein MRAHAAKWFCLALLAPSVSGCIFGEGSVTRVYAGRSVEGPYITPEAYAHYAQGVIEESQGNFAKAQAEYQRVLLDDDSSADVWTRLGAVLCATRQEATSAFAKAEELDPKFAPMWRERARCTLAGGNAAAALAQAERAVALDPDDELASLTVASALAKLGRNDEAQRWVLALSLRGPPSPAVKEALGRSVAPSPAAPSPPPRSDALGAHFSNERRPTLADVDRALAERAPARARRLAKLVGLRTSHLALRAAALGVTDVARTEAARVLDADPNDSDALIAALSAASLDGDPAGVAALLTRGGAEPLAPSSLGVRLFAELLRRRVGKDAAAIWLEGWALTKAREPLEARVEARGAQ, encoded by the coding sequence GTGAGGGCTCACGCCGCGAAGTGGTTCTGCCTCGCCCTCCTGGCTCCGAGCGTGTCGGGCTGCATCTTCGGCGAGGGCTCCGTCACGCGGGTCTACGCCGGACGCAGCGTGGAAGGTCCGTACATCACACCCGAGGCCTACGCACACTATGCCCAGGGTGTGATCGAGGAGAGCCAGGGAAATTTCGCAAAAGCGCAGGCGGAGTATCAACGGGTGCTGCTCGACGACGACTCGAGCGCGGACGTCTGGACGCGGCTGGGCGCGGTATTGTGTGCGACGAGGCAAGAGGCAACCTCGGCCTTTGCGAAGGCCGAAGAGCTCGACCCGAAGTTTGCACCGATGTGGCGCGAACGCGCGCGCTGCACCCTCGCCGGAGGCAACGCCGCGGCCGCGCTGGCGCAGGCGGAGCGCGCAGTCGCCCTCGATCCGGACGACGAGCTCGCATCGCTGACTGTGGCGTCGGCCCTGGCGAAGCTGGGCCGCAACGACGAGGCGCAGCGCTGGGTGCTGGCGCTCTCCCTTCGCGGCCCACCCTCGCCTGCGGTGAAAGAAGCGCTCGGGAGGAGCGTCGCGCCCTCCCCCGCCGCGCCGAGCCCACCCCCAAGATCCGACGCGCTGGGCGCACACTTCTCGAACGAACGCCGCCCGACCCTCGCTGACGTCGATCGCGCGCTCGCCGAGCGCGCCCCGGCTCGGGCACGCCGCCTGGCAAAACTCGTGGGCCTTCGCACGAGCCACCTGGCGCTGCGCGCAGCGGCGCTCGGTGTCACCGACGTGGCCAGGACGGAAGCCGCCCGCGTGCTCGACGCCGATCCGAACGACAGCGATGCGCTGATCGCGGCCCTCTCGGCCGCCTCGCTCGACGGTGACCCCGCGGGCGTCGCGGCCCTCCTCACCCGCGGCGGCGCGGAGCCCCTCGCCCCGAGCAGCCTCGGCGTGCGCTTGTTCGCGGAGCTGCTGCGGCGGCGCGTCGGCAAGGATGCCGCCGCCATCTGGCTCGAAGGCTGGGCCCTTACCAAAGCTCGCGAGCCCCTCGAAGCCCGGGTCGAGGCCCGCGGCGCTCAGTGA
- a CDS encoding DUF4352 domain-containing protein has product MQTRSRSFTVLACTALIAGALLACKKKTPPPTPDPGVGTGTGTGTGTGTGTGTGTGTGTTPSFDSTKLYKVGETAKAPDFSMSIENVKECKVPYYFKPKKGNIKLGVEVQIEGSADKDVPVNPFYAKITDGEGYSYTSTFGGCDPELKSVRVTKAEKAKGWITFEVPQKASNLKLTYNPFIISTVKQEVKFDLGR; this is encoded by the coding sequence ATGCAGACTCGATCCCGCTCGTTCACCGTCCTTGCCTGCACCGCGCTCATCGCCGGCGCACTGCTCGCCTGCAAGAAGAAGACTCCGCCGCCGACGCCGGATCCCGGAGTGGGCACGGGCACCGGAACCGGCACGGGCACCGGAACGGGCACGGGCACGGGTACCGGAACCGGCACCACGCCGAGCTTCGACTCGACCAAACTCTACAAGGTGGGAGAGACCGCCAAGGCCCCAGACTTCTCGATGAGCATCGAGAACGTCAAGGAGTGCAAGGTCCCGTACTACTTCAAGCCCAAGAAGGGGAACATCAAGCTGGGCGTCGAGGTCCAGATCGAGGGTTCCGCCGACAAAGACGTGCCGGTGAACCCCTTCTACGCGAAGATCACCGACGGCGAGGGTTACTCGTACACCAGCACCTTCGGTGGCTGTGATCCCGAGCTGAAGAGTGTGCGCGTGACCAAGGCGGAGAAGGCCAAGGGCTGGATCACCTTCGAGGTCCCGCAGAAGGCGAGCAACCTGAAGCTCACCTACAACCCGTTCATCATCAGCACGGTGAAGCAAGAAGTGAAGTTCGACCTGGGTCGCTGA
- a CDS encoding polyprenyl synthetase family protein yields MSAVRRDVDAKLTTYLGARLSAAKAYGSGVTDMVSALSDLTLRGGKRARAALLVTGYRAASAKAKLEPALDAGVAVELLHAYFLVHDDWMDHDETRRGGPSVHAALSRRLRSRDKGEASAILAGDYAVALATDALARVDIEPTRMRRVLECFAEMQIDAVTGQQLDLLANAADVEKVYVLKTGSYTVRGPLRLGALMAGGTPRLLTALDQFALPVGVAYQLRDDILSVFGDPKTTGKPFGSDIKSGKNTVLLLTALKRARGRDHRILKAATGNSRATEAELRQAVEVIERSGARDLVEARIDELVQSALAVLQKGRLSPDGVALLQGAARVLTLRRS; encoded by the coding sequence ATGAGCGCCGTTCGTCGCGACGTGGACGCAAAGCTCACGACCTACCTGGGAGCGCGCCTGAGCGCAGCCAAGGCGTACGGCTCTGGGGTCACCGACATGGTGAGCGCCCTGTCGGATCTGACCCTGCGCGGAGGCAAGCGTGCGCGGGCGGCGCTGCTGGTCACGGGCTACCGAGCCGCGAGCGCCAAAGCGAAGCTCGAGCCCGCGCTCGACGCCGGTGTGGCGGTCGAGCTGCTCCACGCCTACTTCCTGGTTCACGACGACTGGATGGACCATGACGAGACCCGGCGCGGGGGTCCGAGTGTTCACGCCGCGCTGTCCCGTCGCCTCCGCTCCCGAGACAAAGGCGAGGCTTCCGCCATCTTGGCCGGAGACTACGCGGTGGCGCTGGCCACCGACGCGCTGGCGCGCGTCGACATCGAGCCAACACGCATGCGGCGTGTGCTCGAGTGTTTCGCAGAGATGCAGATCGACGCGGTGACCGGGCAGCAGCTCGATCTCCTCGCGAACGCCGCCGATGTCGAGAAGGTCTACGTGCTGAAGACGGGCAGCTACACCGTGCGCGGTCCCCTGCGCCTGGGCGCGCTGATGGCCGGCGGCACACCAAGGCTGCTGACCGCGCTCGATCAGTTCGCGCTACCGGTCGGGGTTGCGTATCAGCTCCGCGACGACATCCTGAGTGTGTTCGGGGATCCCAAGACCACGGGCAAACCCTTCGGCAGCGACATCAAATCCGGGAAAAATACCGTGCTGCTCTTGACCGCCCTCAAGCGCGCGCGGGGTCGCGATCATCGGATTTTGAAGGCGGCCACCGGCAATTCGCGGGCCACGGAGGCCGAGCTGCGCCAGGCCGTCGAGGTGATCGAGCGATCCGGCGCCCGCGACTTGGTCGAGGCGCGCATCGACGAGCTGGTGCAATCGGCCCTCGCCGTGCTCCAGAAGGGTCGACTCTCGCCCGATGGGGTGGCGCTGCTCCAAGGCGCCGCGCGGGTGCTCACGCTCAGGCGAAGCTGA
- the mvk gene encoding mevalonate kinase, with product MASACGKVILLGEHAVVHGVPAIAAGIEHGAKARAERGDSPLLELSGSLVTPGEDHEIARAFGALLTELGSPAVRVTASSDLPIGAGLGSSAAIAVAIARSILELDGQPSDERALSAAMAWERVFHGNPSGIDTAAAAQGGCIWFTRAAGPESLALGAPLTLAIAVSGPSASTKSMVESVARLAERRPDVFKKTLSGIESLVKNARLALEAGDLPGLGRLLDLNQMLLAGLMVSTEEIETACRVAREAGALGAKLTGAGGGGAVVALCDGDPEPVLVAWRRHGLECFSTRVARLGGGR from the coding sequence ATGGCTTCTGCCTGCGGCAAGGTCATCCTGCTCGGGGAGCACGCGGTGGTGCACGGAGTCCCGGCCATCGCCGCGGGCATCGAACACGGCGCCAAGGCCAGGGCCGAGCGCGGGGACTCGCCGCTGCTCGAGCTCTCCGGCTCGCTGGTGACTCCAGGCGAGGACCACGAGATCGCGCGGGCGTTCGGCGCACTCTTGACCGAGCTGGGGAGCCCAGCGGTGCGCGTGACGGCGAGCTCCGACCTGCCCATCGGCGCGGGCCTCGGGTCATCGGCTGCGATCGCCGTGGCGATCGCACGCTCCATCCTCGAGCTCGATGGCCAGCCATCCGACGAACGAGCCTTGTCCGCGGCCATGGCCTGGGAGCGGGTCTTTCACGGCAATCCGTCCGGCATCGACACCGCCGCCGCGGCACAGGGCGGCTGCATCTGGTTCACACGGGCCGCAGGCCCCGAATCCCTCGCGCTCGGTGCGCCCCTCACGCTGGCCATCGCAGTCTCCGGGCCGTCGGCCAGCACCAAGAGCATGGTGGAGTCGGTCGCGCGGCTCGCCGAGCGGCGGCCGGACGTCTTCAAAAAAACCCTCTCAGGTATCGAATCCCTCGTGAAAAACGCGCGACTCGCCCTCGAAGCGGGTGATCTGCCGGGCCTCGGTCGCCTGCTTGATCTCAATCAGATGTTATTGGCTGGACTGATGGTCTCGACCGAAGAGATCGAAACCGCCTGCCGCGTCGCCCGCGAGGCCGGTGCCCTCGGCGCCAAGCTCACCGGCGCGGGAGGGGGCGGCGCGGTGGTGGCACTGTGTGATGGCGATCCCGAGCCAGTGCTCGTCGCCTGGCGCAGGCACGGGCTCGAGTGTTTTTCGACACGCGTCGCAAGGCTGGGTGGTGGCAGATGA
- a CDS encoding type 2 isopentenyl-diphosphate Delta-isomerase gives MSEIGKRKDDHLDLAAHGDVGFRQTTTLFEQMRFVHNALPELAVDELDLGSNVLGKLLRAPILIAGMTGGTERAGRINRDLAALAEARGYAFGLGSQRAMHKDPSLLASYAVRDVAPNVLLLGNVGLVQATTMSSDELGGLVQAVGADALCVHLNPAQELVQMGGDRDFRGGLDTLERLVRELPVPVVVKETGCGISANVARRLRARGVRHVDVSGAGGTSWVAVETHRGDASRRALGETFWDWGIPTAVSLVFVAGHGFDSVFATGGVSSGLDVAKAVALGANAAGLARPVLKALESGGVDAANALFDRIEEELRAAMLLSGAPDLAALRRVPRLFSSEFSRWISQAG, from the coding sequence ATGAGCGAGATCGGAAAGCGCAAGGACGACCACCTGGATCTCGCGGCCCACGGCGACGTCGGCTTCCGTCAGACCACGACGTTGTTCGAGCAGATGCGCTTCGTGCACAACGCACTGCCGGAGCTGGCGGTCGATGAGCTCGACCTCGGCTCGAACGTGCTCGGCAAGCTACTGAGAGCGCCGATCTTGATCGCGGGAATGACGGGTGGCACGGAGCGAGCCGGGCGCATCAACCGAGACCTCGCTGCGCTGGCGGAAGCACGGGGATACGCGTTCGGGCTCGGAAGTCAGCGCGCCATGCACAAGGATCCGTCGCTGCTCGCTAGCTACGCGGTGCGCGACGTTGCGCCGAACGTGCTGCTGCTGGGCAACGTGGGGCTGGTGCAAGCAACGACCATGTCGAGCGACGAGCTCGGCGGGCTCGTGCAGGCCGTCGGCGCCGACGCGCTGTGTGTGCACTTGAACCCAGCCCAGGAGCTGGTGCAAATGGGCGGCGATCGAGACTTTCGCGGCGGGCTCGACACTCTGGAGCGTCTGGTTCGGGAGCTGCCCGTGCCGGTCGTCGTCAAGGAGACGGGCTGCGGCATCTCGGCGAACGTGGCCCGGCGACTTCGCGCGCGCGGAGTGCGGCATGTGGACGTCTCTGGCGCCGGAGGGACCAGCTGGGTTGCGGTCGAGACCCATCGCGGGGATGCTTCGCGGCGCGCGCTCGGCGAGACGTTCTGGGACTGGGGGATCCCGACTGCGGTGAGTCTCGTGTTCGTGGCTGGGCATGGCTTCGACAGTGTCTTCGCCACCGGCGGAGTCAGCTCGGGGCTCGACGTGGCCAAAGCCGTGGCGCTCGGGGCAAACGCAGCCGGGCTCGCGCGCCCGGTGTTGAAGGCGCTCGAGAGCGGCGGAGTGGACGCTGCCAACGCGCTCTTCGATCGCATCGAGGAGGAGCTTCGAGCGGCGATGCTGCTCAGCGGTGCACCGGATCTCGCGGCCCTTCGCCGGGTGCCGCGGCTATTTTCCAGCGAGTTTTCCCGGTGGATCAGCCAGGCAGGCTGA